Within the Phaseolus vulgaris cultivar G19833 chromosome 9, P. vulgaris v2.0, whole genome shotgun sequence genome, the region CCTTCGCTGGTAGTTGTTAAAATCAGTTCTTATAGCTGTTCCCCAGTACTACCTCTCTTTGCTCAAAATCCCCACAAGTGtggtgaatgtaactacaagaatacaAAGGGACTTTTTGTGGGGTTGGAGAGCAGGTGAAAGAAAAATAGTTTGGGTAAAATGGGTTTATTTATGTAATTCTCGATCTCTGGGGCTTAGGCAtcaaagatataaaaaattttaatatttcctTTCTAGGGAAATGGAAATGAAGATTAGGATGTGAGGATTTAGGATTCTGGAAAAGGATTATGGACTCCAAGTAAGGGTCTTGGAAAGGATTGGAAGATAGTAACAGCTCTAATATGAATCTTGGTGGTGGAAAGTTATTAAGAAAAGTTGTGGGGGAAATCCAAATAACTGGTTTGATATGCATAGAAGGTGGAAGGTAGGTTCAGGGAGTAAAATTATGTTTTGGACTGATAGGTGGGTAGGAAATAACACCCTTAAAAGTAGATACCCTAGGTTGTTTTtgaattcaataaataaataggggTTTCTAGAGCAGTATGGGTCATGGAAGGAGAATCACTAGTGCTGGAAATTATCATGGAGAAGAGATTAGTTCCAATGGGAACATGAACATGTTAGTGTTATCATGGAGGAAATGAAATCTATCTCTTTATATGCATATAGGTTAGATGAGTGGTCTTCGCCGGGAGACTCATCAAATACTTAGTCTGTGAAATCTGTTTATGCAATTCTCTTAAATTTAAATGGTGTGCAACCAATTTATAttcttgattttaattttaattactttttggAACTAAAAGCTTTGTTGTCAGGACACATTTTTGCATGACGTGTCTTAATAGGGAAAATTGCAAGTTATGATTAGAGGAATTCAACCTAGTGGGAGGATGTGTGTTATGTGTGGGATTAGTCCAGGAAGtgtaaataatttattcttaCTTGTAAAGTGACTTCTAAGGTGTATATGACTGATGCGTAGGTGAGAAGATTATTATACACTGTGATAGAGTCAAAAAAAACACTTTGAACAAATAGGGTTTACGAACATCAATTGCTTGAGAAATAGCATGTGGAAATCCATGTGGATGACTATAATATAGGGTATTTAGAGTAAGAGaaattgtattattttcaaaaatgcaGTGGTGGACcctattgaaattttttattgtgGCCCAAATGAAGGTTTGGGCATGGGTTAACTATAAGTTTCCGAAATCTAATTTTTCTTATTCAGATTGGTGTACTAACTTATATATGCATGTTATAAAATTTGTTCATTGATATGCTTTGTGTATGTTTTTCATGAACGTGAGTTCCCAATCATGGGCATAGCCAAAGCTAGTACATGATTTGAAGGTGCTGTGAAATCTTTGGATGGTATGAAATGATTTGAATGGCAGTATCAATATTCTGTTGTATACATGGATGTGTGGATTCAAATAGGGGTATTGCCAAAGTCACCGCATCTATTTTTGGTGCTTGGTGGAAAGGAAAGTCGTGCAATAAAATTTTTATGCAATTTGTTTTGGTAGAAACTATGTCTGGCAATATCCTAGATTGTTACATTTTTTGTTTAATCCCTTGCAGTTATGGCTTGAGGTATTTTTGTTATCTAGCTTTATGCTTTTTGTCACCATATATCTAGTTGGAGTGAGACttttgtatatgggttggaGTACCCCCTAATACTCTCATTTTAATCAATTCTTTATTGCTAATAAAAAAGGAAACAATTCACCAATGTAATCATGGGAAGGTTGTGCACACAAGCATAACGATCAGAAATTTCATATTATGGGTAACACTCATAAAATTGTGGTAGCAACACTCAACTCTTGTACTATGCTAATGAAGTTTGAACTTATAACTTATGTAAATTAAAACTCTTCACTATTAACTCAAtccttagttttttttttttttttatcagcaactcAATCCTTAGTAGTTTATTTATGCATGTGTTACGAGAATGACATAGTAAATACATATGAAGTTAAAGTAGTATATCACAACATGCATGACACATGATTTTGGCCAATTTATATGTAGGAAGAAGGAGTTGGGAGTGAAAgatctaaaaaaaaattcaatacgACATTGCTTTCAAAATGACTACGGATTGGGAACAAGGTCAAATGGGTTATGGAAGAAAGTAATTGAATCCAAATATGATGGATGGAGAAATTTGGATGAAACAGTaaatatgaatgatttgaggTGGTAAAAGGATATTAAGGAAACATGTAAGGAAAGCAATGTAAATTGGTTTAGTAGGAAATAGGGAAAGTATAAATTTATGGGAGATTGCATTAAAGGTTGGGCTACCCAGACTCTATAGAAATGTAATAGAAAAGTCAATAATGATTTTTGAGACTAAGCATTGGAAAAATAAGGTGTGGAGATGAGATATGGAGAAGAGAATGATTTAAGTGGGAAAAATAGGCTTATAAGAGATCTAGATAACATCCAACTATGCAAAGAGAGGAAGGATATTAGGATTTGAAAAGCtagcaaaaataaaatataataagttgAGTCTAATATGAAGTTCTTAAGAAGGAGTAAGGTTGAGAATGATGGATGGTATCTTTATAGATCTTTGGAGAACTACAACTCTTCTTAGTAATAGAAATATTGACACTTAGCAAGTTTATATATAAACGTTCCTTTAGTAGTACTTATCATgagattatatatatttttcttttctaaagcCAACCTAAGAAATTATTTATGGAAAATGTAAACTTTAAAGAAAGAtcaaaaacttatttttgtgttttcttaaagctaaaattaaaatttcctttgactaaaaaggaaaataactCATCCAAGTAGGCATTTTGTATGGATATGTACATGTGTTTAGTGAAATGATTCATAAGAAATGGAGAAGACCATAAAGTAAAAGgagaaaatataatattttctttgtttggaaGACATTAATAAACGATTGGGAAGGAATTCTATTACCCTTCATTTTAGATTATAGAAGAATAaagtttattttgaaatttctttaaatttattattgctCCCATTTTCTTGAAGATAAAAATTGGAGTACaattaagaataaattaaaGAGATAATTTCTTTcgttttctttttcctttctatTTATTTCAAGGGAGAATATTAAAAAGGAAACTCGTTTTCAttctttctatttatttatctttttatttatttactaaatTTTGTTGGGTGCAAAATAAGGAAAGAGTGAAAAGAAATTTTAATATCAAGGAAAAGCAtaccaaaagaaaaatgaaactttGATTAGACATTACGAATGAGTAGGAGagattttataaactaaaaaaattccTTACTTATTTAGTTCAAAGTAATATgagaaaatttagaaatcaatttacttttatatcatgtagtttaatatttcaaaaacataatattttagtcaaaacatttggaatgcttttaaatatttttcaaatccaaaatttgttatattttgttatatataatgctaaagatttattttttataaatattcttTTTCCCTCCCCTCCTCCATGAAATATTAATACTTCAAATAAATTTCAATAGTTATCTGGGAGCTTGTATCTAAATGAAAATTGGTCTATTTAATCAGTTTTACTAGGGTTTTTTTAAACTTACATATTAGATTTAGAAACTttgatacattttttttattccaaacGTGGTGAAATGActaaaaaaaactctaaatgGACCTTAAAGGCATTTGTGGAGAAGGAAACTAATTAGAGAATAAGGAATCTACAAAGAGACATTAATGAACAACCACTGCACTTTATTATTAAGAATTAGCTGGTTACCTACAAGCAATGATTCTTATAAAGAAACAATTAATAATGTGAAATATTTGTCGattctaataatttttataaaaaattacagTGTCTTTTTCTAACTTCAAGTCTTGTATTATGAGTTGAAGAAGCATATTAGTTGTTAAAACTTTTTCAaagttttaatgttttaaagtTGGAACTCAAAACCTTCAAACAATCTATATCTAAATCTTTCTTATTGTATAGTTAAAACTTCACAGTCCTGATGTAATATAAGAATATTTCAATAACCAATAGACAAGCATGCATACATCTGAAAAAAGCACATATATATAAAGGCATTAACAGATATACAAAGTTTCACGTGTGTGCATTTTAACTGGATAATCCAGAGTAAACTAACTCTTTCCACGTTTTGTGACGCTTATTTTCATTCCAATCCACAATCTTCAGATCCAGCACAATATGCACAAACAAAAGAAAGCAACTTTATCCAAAAATGGAACTGGTTTACTCAAAATAGCCAATGAATGAAGACATGTGGTATAAAGTAGTATGCATCCTCGTTCTGTGAAGGCATTACTATAATAAAATCTGCGACAACCAGAAGGGTTCAAGTACAAATATGGCTCAGTTCAAAGCAATTTTGAAATAGGGTTAATGGATAGCCTCAAAAGCAGCAGAGATgtgattaaagaaaacaaaaggaAGAGAAAGGAGTGAATTTCTAAGGAAACGATGAGATCAGTGTATATAACACGTGCAACCACACCACTACTAGGGACAGAATCTTCATGATAAAGATCAAAGAAGACACACTTGGCCATATCCATAATAACTATACCTCTTTCAAGTTGGCTCCAAACTCTTTATCAACAAATAATATATGTTTGACTAAAGGAAGGGATGGAGGAAAAGGAAAACTAAGAGTAATATATATATCTTATAATTAGAGAGTTTCTAACTTGTTAGAACTTTAAaggattttcatattttataattatttgctGAGTCAAAAACAGTTAGAAAAAAGTGAGAAATGATGAAAAAGAGGAGAAAGGAGTTTCTGAATAGCAGTATCAGAACCCTtagatatatattataaatcacTTTTTCCTTTGGCTAAAGTTCTATAGTAATAATACGAAAGTACAGACGAAAAATGAAACGGAATACAGTTTggtttcctcattttctttctctatctCCAAGTATAAAAAATGGAAAGGGAAAACTATGAAAACCTTTTCCATCATTTCCTTTCATTAGTTTAATAACACTGTGAAAgatttacaaaatatttaagagaAAAGTTTGATGCAGATGATCCTAGGAGGAGCGGGTCATGGACTTTGCTAAGCAAAagacagagagagagaaataaataaagtaatgaATGGTGATGCCTGAAATGAGCTATCTAAGGGATAAGTGTGTTTGTGTACACCACTGCTATTTATTTAAATCACTATCAACTCATGCACTTCATTATATCTGCAATGTCTAGTAGACATCATAACATGGAGTTTGAAATAAACTTCTTAATTAAAGAATCTGACTCATCTGAAGTACAATGGACTTGTTTTTCTCCAATACTAAAATGGAACCAGCATATACTAAGAACAAGAATCactgataaaaatatatactcTATAAATTATTAGAGTTTTATCTCAGTATCAACTTTCTTTAAGCTTGTATTGTAGCATTTTTCAATGCATGCATTTCTCATTCTCAGAACTTACGGGAGTAGTTTTTAAGACTTACAGTTTTAAGAAGTTGAAGTTTCAGTACAATCCACAATGAGGAGTCTAATAATATTTCAAGTTAGtcaataaattttgtaattgtTCTACTTTCTCTATCAACTTTTATACTATTATCTACAGCATAATATATAATCCATTTCCACCGtaatattttcttcactctATGCGTACATAgcatttttcttcattttgcaATTACTGCACTCTGATTTATATGCAGTGGTTAGCTTCATTttactcactttttttttatctatttttatacCTCTTTAGGTTGATAAAAGTGTGTTGTTTAATATTGATAAGTAACAAAGTAATAGACTAACATGAAATATCGTCCTCAACCTACTGAAAGAAACAGCAGCAGAAACAAAGTAATGTAGTGGAATCGAATTTATGTGAAAAAAGTATATATACCaatgtaaaataattatgtaTTAAGAAATGAACAATTAAACCAACGAAGTTTCAgtaaaaggatttaaaacaaCACGAGAATACTAACGTTTTCTCTTCCTTGTTTGTATTGATCAGTTCAActtctacataaaaaaaatgctaAATCTTAAAGGAGAcggttatttatataattaaataaaatttcacgataaatataaacaagttggagataaaagaaaaataaagaaaatatggaACAAAATAGGTCAAATAAAAGTATATGGatgtgtaaaaatattataaaattctattggTGATTGTTTTCAATCACTTGAGGGTTTATCCTAAAAcaataaaagataattatttgtatattaaaatcaaatttaattttaacgatattttaaatttaataattgaaaatctgaggtaatattttttaactcaatggtgaaacatgaaaaaaaaaatgtataaatggACATATGAAATAgacaaaaaaatcttaaataaatagtttatcTTAAGTTTCACTtgacttttcttttatcaattaagaataaataaattatttagagTATTTAAAAGATACTTTAACTCTATACATACATAATACAATACAAAAGTCATTGTTATctctaaaaaaatcaaacatctAACTCCTACAAGTATATTGAGTTTCACATTACTTTATAAAGTAATATTACAAGTGCATTTGTTAATACTTCATTagaagttttttctttttcttttaatgtaTCATTAGACACTGGTTTCTTGTACTACATATTTATggaaattaattctaagaaacgATGGCTCACTAAGACATTATGCATATACCTCCTTCACTCTAGTTGATGGACATAGCTTAATTGTTTGAACGAAGGAAGAATATATATAGGCAGGGCTTCAACTTTAATCATGTTTGGTGAGTCAACTTGGCCTTTAGatatatatcatttttatttatatgaatttaACACATGTCAAGTAAATATACAACAATTCATGTACTTTATTCAACCAATTCAATTTATAATAACTCACATTTacagaattatatatataaatatactcTTTTTTCAAgccattttatattttaatcatgAAGTTAGCAAGGATGTATAACTAAAAAATTGGCTACCAAAGCAAACACAAACCACGTGACTACTTGCCATGTGACCCAGCCAGTTCCTCAGACATGCTTTGGGACcttttaaaactaaaactaacCTTGGTCTCATATTATTTCATGAACCTTAATTAATCTCTAATGGTTTTATGAAGATAAGTATTATTTGTACAATATTTTTTGTATTCGTCtcttaaataatttcatatgtTATAAGGATGAATGAAAGATAAACACAAAAATCGattattgaattattttatatccATGTACTAATATCttataaatgttaattaataatttcCCATATATTTTATCTGGTGTAAACCTTGTGAACTTCTTAACTTATCACCCATACGTCTCATTTTTAAAGATCAGAGAACACATGAAAACAAGAGCATGGCATTGAAACAAGAGAAAAGACCTGCAGGTTGAAGAAGAGTTTTGTCTATGACAGCAAGATCGTTGCAGATGGAGTGAAGCTGAGTTTCCATATGGCTGAGGAACATGGATGCCTCGTTAAAGGGTCTTGAAAGATCTGATTTGTACTTCACCAACAAATCGCAAAACGTTCCCTTCAATATGCAGCAAACATAACAATAAGCTGAAGAAACGTAATTAGGGTTTGTGATTTACTTCTTGAGTATTTTAAGAAGAaactatattataaatatatttattgggAAGAGAAAGAGACCATGAAATCATCAAGCTCGGGATCAGCACCCAAGAAGCCATGATCAGATTTAGAGTCAGATATCTGACACACCCCACTATACTCTCCTTTGATTCCTTCAAATAGGTCTGCCATATCTTGTGGCGCTCCCACCTGAAAATTGAAACACAAAATCACTCATAATCATGAATAGCATTGCTAAATACAACACTAGAACTGATTAGTGATGATTAATCATATAGTTTCAAAAGGGGTTTTTTGTTCCCCAAAGCACTCAATAATCTTTTTATGGACACTTGAAAATTGTTggaagcatatatatatatcattcacATTTTATACTTATATGTATGTATAACCTTGTGGCAATCGATGTAGGCATGGAGGAGGTGAGGAAATAGAGGATGAGAAGCAACTTTGTCACGAAGTACTTCTGAAACATCATCTTCCTTCCCAAAGACAGACTTAGAGGGCGGAGGTGGAGCCGTTGTTGTTGACTGGCCTGAGTAAGTTGCTGAATAGTGAAAGTTGTAGAGGTTGTTCTCCATTTCTTTTTGTTTCTCAAAAGGGAAAACCAAGTTCATAGAGAATTGGATGCAGTGCCATATGACAGTCAGTGCAGAGCCTATATACTCAGAGGTAGAGAAGTAGATAGAGTGGAGGAGGGTGAGAAATTAATACtttgtatattaaaaatattttaaaagtgattattgcagattattatttttgtatttttctaataatataagttaattaattaagtaggttaaatatgtttttaatattttaaaataaaaaatatttccatTTTCAATACTTCAATTTATGTTGATCTAATGGTTTGGTTTGTATTGTTTACATCAAATCTGATTTGTGGCATAGGCTAAATATAAATTGtggtgattttattttattaataatgaataaatgtaattaaaaaagatatttaaGGACTGTTTCAACCTCTTACAAACAAACTCATATCAATTTACATTAGTCACTGGGAGGGACTAAACTGTAGATATCCAACCTAAGTAAACATTGCAAAAAAAGATTAAGTAGTTTGCTAATTTTCCTTCAAAGAAACAAAAGCAGAGTGCATAAATCAGATTTACTTTGTCTCTTCCAGGCTAGATTTTATCAATCCTATTCCTTTTTATACACCGAACTCTTTATCCAAATATTATGTAGTAGTTAGGCAGCAATTATGCAGCTTTTATTGTGCAACGGCACCTTGCTGATGTAAGtagatgtgagttgattttaggattgcataTTTGTATAAattactcttttgtttatgatttttggaTTAACAATTATGGCGAGAAATCCAAAGAAGATTTTCATTGGatacgaacttaaccaagtgattAAGTAAGTGATAACGGGcaaagaaaaaacataattataggGTGATTTAGATGATGATGGGTGGAAATGAAAAGCAcataagcaaaaaaaaaaaacacaatgaCATAGACAATGGAGAAAAGTGGGCGCaaagaaaaggaaggaaaaatgtgaagaaatgaagaaagcttatgaaGATGAGAAGTTGTCATGCCACTTGGAGGATGAgatactccaagatgagtggtgtaGAGTCACCACTTGAAGTGAAaaacactcaagataagacccaaagaTAACAGGAGACTCAACTCACTAAACACTCTGACAGATtttctttactttcaaaattcaatgtgtaaaTACATGAGGCAAAACACTCTATTTATAAAAGAGGGTGTCTTGGAGAACAAGATAGAGGAGTAGGGGTGTAAAAACTAGGTCAAATGTGAACACATGAAGAAGTCTTCTAGAATCTAGGTCAAAGGTGAACTCATGGATGAGTTTCTAGAAGCTAAGTTAAGGTTGGttttggcacaagcccaatttactaagtgtaccgtcccgtatccgggcgttgactaagtcaaggtcaaagtcaacgactggagagtcaaagtcaacgcaaggcgtcgcctaggtggagagacgccaagtgccagcatcgccaagaggaagcgtcaccaagacaaggcgtcgcctaggtgatggcgtcgcccaaccagggcgtcgccagatcaaacagtactaaagcaaggcaatcaccgtgtggttccccgatacccatgggtaggaaagaccatggagggagcgacgccgtgggaaggcctcaggtcccgataactcGGGGGCAGTgataaggagaaggaaaaggtggcttcaaggccatagtgatagcatcagtgtagggcagcctgactcgtgaagtacccctgccgtcccagagacgcctttggaaCAGATACGACCcgagaggaaggtcacgcctaGGGTAACCGGacgcagggtacgagaggaaggcaaatacgctctcagagtaagtgactagatgattgggggcatgagttggcacctaaaaagtcacccctagcacagtagcactctcgagcaggaggactcatgcgtagaaacgtccccagatgggcagaaacgcccccagatggggtcacggcgtcgtgaggccctccacgtgtacaacagccatgtcagaatggaaacaccctttagtcaggtgccaggtaattaaagtcattcaatgcagtttccctttcgagcattcaggtactataatggctcccaagcgtttcaacgtcttaaatgcgctactttttctaattaaatacgctgattgagtgcgttacatttgtaactaaaggcgctttaaggcgctttaatgcttgggtagtttaaatagcgcggagaatgttggaaagggggttgaaacctttggcaaatttacgagaactctctggttgcttgcccgtgcttcaagattacgtacaagtgactggagaatatctTTGCCTGAAGGAGAGAACACACACGCAATACCCAGttatttttaccaccttcagagtgccatacgcggtgctcagagacgggggtgaacagttttggtgtttcttgctggctgacttgagtgtcggagtgcaaacggccgctagggtgcCTCTtcgtcctcttttttgcaggctTTCACAGGTAACCAGGGGGAAGGagaccctagctgacggttgaggtcgcgcacgaagacgtcccggtcaaccggacagaACACTAAGTATACCCTCTTCTACcttattttttctaattgaagctcaaagtgagcccaatttgtTTGCTCAACTTGTTTTataaaaagactagaaggaagaataACTGATATTCTGGTTCATGTCCGGTTCTCCCTCTGTTGAGGCTCTTCTGAGATTTAATAAGGCTTTGTCTTGTATGTTGAGATAATGGACCTAGTGTTGAAGAGTTTGTGGTGCCTTAGCCACCTGCTTGTCGAGTTGGTTTGTATCATGCACCCCAAGTTGGAAagaattcgacctcgaatttagaacttctgtaaataacatagttagtttgttcacagGAAAGATAGAAACATTTATAGACTTGATATTGATGCTTAAAAAGGGGGAAATAACAATAAAGGAAAAAGGATAGAACTTACACTcaaaagaagatgaaggaatCATGAGATAATGTCTTACTTAAGGGGGGCTCAAAACATGTCCAACATACTAACATTCGATTGTCAAGGTAGAgagtgaaaagaaaaagattCACAATCTAAATGGGAGCATCCAATAATA harbors:
- the LOC137823068 gene encoding homeobox protein knotted-1-like 6; this translates as MNLVFPFEKQKEMENNLYNFHYSATYSGQSTTTAPPPPSKSVFGKEDDVSEVLRDKVASHPLFPHLLHAYIDCHKVGAPQDMADLFEGIKGEYSGVCQISDSKSDHGFLGADPELDDFMGTFCDLLVKYKSDLSRPFNEASMFLSHMETQLHSICNDLAVIDKTLLQPAGDVGGSSGKDSTKRIESKKTNEVQELKDNLLSRYSGYITNLKHEFSRKKKKEKLPKEAKKILLAWWNIHFKWPYPTDADKVALAEWTGLDQKQVNNWFINQRKRHWKPSEEMQVAILDGLYEPLHE